In a single window of the Arthrobacter sp. StoSoilA2 genome:
- the panD gene encoding aspartate 1-decarboxylase translates to MIRTMFKSKIHRATVTHADLHYVGSVTVDLDLLDAADILPGELVSIVDVTNGARLETYTIAGERGSGVIGINGAAAHQVHVGDLVILITYAEMTTEEARAYEPRVVHVGKDNKILQLGNDPAEGHTPGLMRPPHALSNAAHLSN, encoded by the coding sequence ATGATCCGCACAATGTTCAAGTCCAAGATCCACCGCGCAACGGTGACCCATGCCGATCTTCACTACGTCGGTTCGGTCACTGTCGACCTTGACCTCCTGGACGCGGCTGACATCCTTCCGGGCGAACTCGTCTCGATCGTTGACGTGACCAATGGCGCCCGGCTGGAGACCTACACCATCGCCGGCGAGCGCGGTTCCGGCGTCATCGGGATCAACGGAGCGGCTGCCCACCAAGTCCATGTGGGCGACCTCGTCATCCTCATCACGTATGCCGAGATGACGACGGAAGAAGCCCGCGCTTACGAGCCCAGGGTTGTCCATGTCGGCAAGGACAACAAGATCCTGCAGCTCGGCAACGACCCCGCGGAGGGCCACACCCCCGGGCTCATGCGCCCGCCCCACGCGCTGAGCAACGCGGCCCACCTCAGCAACTGA
- a CDS encoding NAD(P)/FAD-dependent oxidoreductase: METSDVIIIGAGFAGLTAARELSKGGHTTILLEARDRIAGRTHLDERLGRNLELGGTWVHWTQPYVWAEMGRYGIKAVPGPEFTKAYWTAGGHQHEGDAVSLLELLDAPNRRLLADSRRYFPMPWSPLDNPDVADIDGLTLSEAIDRLELPEDQRQLLRSFWTLNFNGRLDQAAYTQALRWCAVASGDWQLMFEACASFKIDGGTRRLAEAILADSAAQLRLNQHVASIEQDEAGVVVTTEGGKQYAARQLILALPLSVLNDLEIRPALSPRKREAAAKGQAGRGAKLWVKVQGRQERFVALGPEAGALNFVQAEYIDHDSTTLVCFGPDAGAVDVDDIDAAQRHLDSIVPGLKVLDVAGHDWVADEHARSTWPMHYTGYLTQYLAELQRPEGRIRLAGSDFANGWGGFIDGAIESGLDAAREVSGALALECQDTAAVSG, from the coding sequence GTGGAAACCTCCGACGTCATCATTATTGGAGCTGGCTTTGCCGGGCTCACGGCCGCCCGCGAGCTGTCCAAGGGCGGCCACACCACTATCCTGCTGGAGGCGAGGGACCGGATAGCTGGACGGACGCATCTCGACGAGCGCCTTGGACGAAACCTGGAACTCGGCGGCACCTGGGTGCACTGGACCCAGCCGTACGTTTGGGCAGAGATGGGGCGTTACGGGATCAAGGCCGTTCCTGGTCCGGAGTTCACCAAGGCCTATTGGACGGCGGGCGGCCACCAACACGAGGGCGACGCCGTGAGTTTACTGGAATTGCTGGACGCGCCTAATCGCCGGCTCCTGGCCGACTCACGGCGCTACTTCCCCATGCCGTGGTCTCCTTTGGACAACCCGGACGTGGCGGACATTGACGGGCTCACGCTCTCGGAAGCCATCGATCGCTTGGAACTGCCCGAGGACCAGCGCCAGCTCCTGAGATCATTCTGGACATTGAACTTTAACGGCAGGCTCGATCAAGCCGCCTACACACAGGCACTCCGATGGTGCGCCGTGGCCAGCGGTGACTGGCAGCTCATGTTTGAGGCATGCGCGAGCTTCAAGATCGACGGCGGAACACGTCGTCTCGCTGAGGCGATCCTGGCCGATTCAGCAGCGCAGTTGCGCCTGAACCAACATGTGGCGTCCATCGAGCAGGACGAGGCCGGGGTGGTCGTGACAACCGAAGGAGGCAAGCAATACGCAGCCCGGCAGCTCATTCTCGCCCTCCCGCTCAGCGTGCTGAACGACCTCGAAATCCGGCCTGCTCTTTCGCCCCGAAAAAGGGAGGCGGCGGCCAAGGGGCAGGCCGGCCGCGGCGCGAAACTATGGGTCAAGGTCCAAGGCCGGCAGGAACGGTTCGTCGCTCTTGGCCCTGAGGCAGGGGCACTGAACTTCGTCCAGGCGGAGTACATCGACCACGACAGCACCACCCTCGTCTGCTTCGGACCCGACGCCGGCGCCGTGGACGTGGACGACATCGACGCCGCGCAACGACACCTGGACAGCATTGTTCCGGGGCTGAAAGTGCTCGACGTCGCCGGGCATGACTGGGTTGCCGATGAGCACGCAAGGTCCACCTGGCCCATGCACTACACGGGCTATCTCACCCAGTACTTGGCGGAACTTCAGCGGCCCGAGGGCAGAATCCGTCTCGCGGGATCAGACTTTGCCAACGGTTGGGGAGGTTTCATCGATGGGGCCATCGAAAGCGGCCTCGACGCCGCACGGGAAGTATCGGGGGCGCTCGCGCTCGAGTGTCAGGACACGGCCGCCGTCAGCGGCTAA
- a CDS encoding FG-GAP-like repeat-containing protein, translating to MGSSKGIFRAPNVRVGVAAVVMAFVMVTGLIPAANAAPTVFPQALAPGNAVPTATLEPPSSIAVPARSIAFNRDGSRAFAAGGDKFHAIDVASDTVVASVDVPGAGDMVLSRDETTAFVAAGIGIPNVTIIDVASMRVTGAVSMEKAGKLAVSPDGATVYVSDESIAAGSVVVIDVAARKIKTVLPVGSGPGRPVFVAGGAKVYVPNLFDDTVTVINAATNTVSKTVPVPVGVYGGALSVDGSRVYFTFSSTQESGLSVVSVATDALIGTIRTTSEPSLPALTPDGKTGYAVDQEPGRYVNGRFEAGAYFVVTLDLVNNTSTALENGYAGRDKPVARVSTDGTRLYIVGTFAVVRALPSQKFLGTEFMGENPENFTLEPGGSKGYGTFIDGNRILVLRAPVIEHIRKDYNSDGATDVLARDGNGALWLYPGNANAGWLPRKQVGSGWNVMNLIATPGDFNGDHRPDILARDGVGDLWLYPGNGASDWLPRSKVGTGWNSITTVVTPGDFNFDGKTDIVARDGAGDLWLYPGDGTGGWLPRTRIGTGWNEMTAILGPGNTNEAGNDILARDRAGTLWLYQRTTAGEWRSRMLVGIEWNGMTAMVTPGDFDSDDQPDLLARDGTGNLWLYPGRPSGGYMARVLVGVGWNVMTVIA from the coding sequence ATGGGTTCAAGTAAAGGGATTTTCCGCGCGCCGAACGTCCGTGTGGGCGTAGCCGCCGTGGTCATGGCATTTGTGATGGTGACAGGACTCATACCCGCAGCCAACGCGGCGCCCACGGTCTTCCCGCAAGCCCTGGCCCCAGGCAACGCCGTTCCGACGGCGACCCTCGAGCCGCCGTCCAGCATTGCCGTGCCTGCCCGTTCCATTGCGTTCAACCGTGACGGTTCGCGTGCCTTCGCGGCGGGCGGCGATAAGTTCCACGCGATCGACGTTGCCAGCGACACCGTCGTTGCGAGTGTGGACGTTCCCGGCGCAGGTGACATGGTCCTCTCACGGGACGAAACGACCGCTTTCGTAGCTGCCGGCATCGGTATTCCGAACGTGACGATCATTGACGTGGCTTCGATGCGGGTCACTGGTGCGGTATCCATGGAAAAGGCCGGGAAACTGGCTGTTTCGCCGGACGGCGCCACCGTGTACGTGTCGGACGAATCCATAGCGGCCGGCTCCGTGGTTGTCATTGACGTCGCTGCCAGGAAAATCAAAACGGTGTTGCCGGTAGGGTCGGGCCCCGGCAGGCCAGTCTTCGTAGCCGGTGGCGCGAAAGTCTATGTCCCGAACTTGTTTGATGACACCGTCACCGTCATCAACGCTGCAACGAACACGGTCAGCAAAACTGTCCCTGTCCCCGTGGGGGTTTACGGCGGAGCCTTGTCGGTGGATGGATCCCGGGTCTACTTCACCTTCAGCAGTACCCAGGAAAGCGGTCTTTCCGTGGTGTCCGTTGCTACCGACGCGTTGATCGGGACCATTAGAACGACGAGTGAGCCGTCCCTTCCCGCACTGACTCCCGACGGCAAAACCGGTTACGCGGTGGACCAGGAACCCGGCAGATACGTCAACGGCCGCTTCGAAGCCGGTGCCTATTTCGTGGTCACGCTGGACCTCGTGAACAACACCTCCACGGCACTCGAGAACGGGTACGCAGGGCGGGACAAGCCCGTAGCGCGGGTCAGTACGGATGGCACCCGGCTCTACATAGTGGGAACCTTTGCCGTGGTCAGGGCCTTGCCTTCGCAGAAATTCCTGGGAACGGAGTTCATGGGTGAGAATCCCGAGAATTTCACCCTCGAGCCGGGCGGAAGCAAAGGCTACGGGACGTTCATCGACGGAAACAGGATCTTAGTTCTCCGCGCCCCGGTCATTGAACATATCCGCAAGGACTACAACTCGGACGGCGCCACGGACGTCCTGGCCAGGGACGGGAACGGTGCGTTGTGGCTCTACCCTGGCAACGCCAACGCAGGCTGGCTCCCACGCAAGCAGGTGGGCTCTGGCTGGAACGTCATGAACCTCATTGCCACCCCGGGGGACTTCAACGGCGACCACCGGCCGGACATCCTGGCGCGCGACGGTGTCGGCGACCTCTGGCTATACCCCGGAAACGGGGCCTCGGACTGGCTGCCCCGGTCCAAGGTGGGTACGGGCTGGAACTCGATAACCACCGTCGTCACCCCCGGAGATTTCAACTTCGATGGCAAGACGGACATAGTCGCCCGTGACGGTGCCGGTGATCTGTGGCTTTATCCCGGCGACGGCACCGGCGGCTGGCTGCCCCGTACCAGGATCGGCACGGGGTGGAACGAGATGACGGCGATCCTCGGTCCGGGCAATACCAATGAAGCCGGCAATGACATCCTCGCCCGGGATCGCGCAGGCACCCTTTGGCTTTACCAACGGACCACAGCCGGGGAATGGCGCAGCAGGATGCTGGTGGGGATCGAGTGGAACGGGATGACCGCCATGGTGACCCCAGGGGACTTCGACAGCGACGACCAGCCAGACCTCCTGGCCCGCGACGGCACCGGAAACCTCTGGCTGTATCCCGGGAGGCCATCGGGCGGATACATGGCCCGAGTGCTGGTGGGGGTTGGCTGGAACGTCATGACGGTCATCGCTTGA
- a CDS encoding cupin domain-containing protein: protein MSRIFHAHLDPTAFEPFALGSVQWLRRPGDNGNESLSGGIWKVTPEEAPDPFDLPIDQDETIYIVSGHLLIEVKGGERLELTEGSMASLSKGAMTRWTVLEPTIEFFVYS, encoded by the coding sequence ATGTCCCGGATCTTCCATGCCCATCTTGACCCCACAGCGTTTGAACCCTTTGCGCTCGGCAGCGTCCAATGGCTTCGCCGCCCGGGCGACAACGGGAATGAGTCGTTGAGCGGAGGCATCTGGAAAGTCACCCCGGAGGAGGCACCGGATCCATTCGACCTACCGATTGACCAGGATGAAACCATTTACATCGTTTCCGGCCACCTGCTCATCGAGGTTAAGGGAGGAGAGCGCCTTGAGCTCACGGAGGGTTCCATGGCTTCCCTCTCCAAGGGGGCGATGACCCGCTGGACTGTCCTCGAGCCGACCATCGAATTCTTCGTTTACAGCTGA
- a CDS encoding MoaF C-terminal domain-containing protein has translation MITTELQDYIPEEEWPPVSTMLDGFGDQTLPASDALSGTTLRLATNHSEVSEYRFQDATTLEWSEPTSSGSATYKAIEARPGIFIIDFVRGQHKEEKSDAENVTIIFDNNTGAITTAVSGFVIRDSKVRCTTEFVHSNVNGPADAIYQRSPGLIGKRIFYRYSDVETYEHIYLNQGTFTWHCVRGGEAGLADTDRCMTWAVAEDLYLFFWTEKVMTVDAVLLIDLREQRSIGRMFGWDDPAAEPVILPFNSRLSVLNTTGYPQDTHKH, from the coding sequence GTGATTACAACCGAACTCCAGGACTACATCCCCGAAGAAGAATGGCCGCCGGTATCAACAATGCTCGACGGCTTTGGGGACCAGACCCTGCCGGCCTCGGACGCGTTGTCCGGCACCACCCTCCGGCTCGCGACGAACCACTCTGAAGTCAGCGAGTACCGCTTCCAGGACGCCACGACCCTGGAATGGTCCGAGCCCACTTCAAGCGGGAGCGCCACCTACAAGGCCATCGAGGCCCGTCCCGGCATCTTCATCATCGATTTCGTCCGCGGACAGCACAAGGAAGAAAAATCCGACGCCGAAAACGTCACCATAATCTTCGACAACAACACCGGTGCCATCACCACCGCCGTGTCCGGATTCGTTATCCGGGATAGCAAAGTCCGCTGCACCACCGAATTCGTGCACTCCAACGTCAACGGTCCCGCTGACGCAATCTACCAACGTTCCCCCGGACTTATCGGAAAACGCATCTTCTACCGTTACAGCGACGTCGAAACCTACGAGCACATCTATTTGAACCAAGGAACCTTCACGTGGCATTGCGTGCGCGGAGGGGAAGCAGGACTGGCTGATACTGACCGTTGCATGACCTGGGCCGTTGCAGAGGACCTGTATCTCTTCTTCTGGACGGAAAAGGTCATGACGGTTGACGCGGTACTCCTGATTGACCTTCGGGAACAGCGCTCCATAGGCCGGATGTTCGGTTGGGATGATCCCGCGGCGGAACCGGTGATTCTGCCGTTCAACTCACGGCTCAGCGTTCTGAACACCACGGGTTACCCCCAGGACACCCACAAGCACTAG
- a CDS encoding APC family permease has product MNKPSQIAAVDGVKHSAPAAGPVRLRADKLGVVAVAFFAIAAAAPMAAVVGASPVIFSASGPATPVIYVIAALLVALFSVGYLRMSQHITNAGGFVAYIAKGLGTKWATGGAGIAILTYLSLQIGLWSQFGVFAGQLVESLTGIGLPVYFWVVAVLALTTWLTMKGVDASLRVLGVLILGETLVVAVLVGSLIAQKGLGIFTFAGFTGENIFGPGLGISLLFAFACFTSFEATVVFAEEAKNPRRTIPRAAYLVIAFVGVFYAVSTWAIGGSIGIDGIQAVATENPSGMIFELAEASAGAWLSVAMQVLVVTSFIAMLLGLSNMFSRYLFALGRSGALPAKLSSVSNSGAPSLAGLVNSLVVLAVISAFLLAGADPLATVFAWFVALGTAGFISILLLTSAAILAYFAKNRIRDNLWVTVIAPALSLLAFIVVAYLTLDNYDVLLGGAGDVARWLLLGVPLFFVAGLVRGTQKPTINYAAEIV; this is encoded by the coding sequence ATGAACAAACCCAGCCAGATCGCCGCCGTAGACGGCGTCAAACATTCCGCTCCAGCCGCGGGCCCCGTCCGGCTCAGGGCGGACAAGCTTGGCGTCGTAGCCGTCGCCTTCTTCGCCATTGCGGCGGCAGCGCCGATGGCAGCCGTGGTCGGAGCCAGTCCCGTGATCTTCTCTGCCAGCGGGCCGGCAACCCCGGTCATCTATGTCATAGCCGCCCTGTTGGTAGCGCTCTTTTCAGTGGGCTACCTCAGAATGAGCCAACACATCACCAATGCCGGAGGCTTCGTTGCGTACATAGCCAAGGGGCTGGGCACCAAGTGGGCTACAGGCGGCGCTGGAATCGCAATTCTCACCTATCTCAGCCTCCAAATCGGCCTGTGGTCGCAGTTCGGCGTCTTTGCCGGGCAGCTGGTGGAGAGCCTCACCGGCATTGGGTTGCCGGTCTACTTCTGGGTTGTCGCGGTGCTGGCGCTCACCACTTGGCTGACCATGAAAGGCGTGGACGCCAGCCTGAGGGTGCTCGGAGTGCTCATCCTCGGCGAAACGCTGGTGGTTGCCGTGCTGGTTGGCTCCCTGATAGCCCAGAAAGGGCTTGGAATCTTCACCTTCGCAGGGTTCACGGGAGAGAACATTTTTGGGCCGGGCCTTGGGATCTCCCTGTTGTTCGCCTTTGCCTGCTTCACCAGCTTCGAGGCGACCGTAGTCTTCGCCGAGGAGGCAAAGAATCCACGGCGCACCATCCCGCGGGCTGCCTACCTTGTCATCGCCTTTGTCGGCGTTTTCTACGCTGTTTCCACGTGGGCCATTGGAGGTTCCATCGGGATCGACGGCATCCAGGCGGTGGCCACGGAAAATCCCTCCGGCATGATCTTCGAACTCGCCGAAGCCAGCGCCGGTGCATGGCTCAGTGTCGCCATGCAGGTGCTGGTTGTCACCAGCTTCATAGCGATGCTTCTGGGCCTATCCAACATGTTTTCCCGATACCTGTTTGCGCTCGGTCGATCCGGCGCACTCCCGGCCAAACTGTCTTCTGTTTCGAATTCCGGGGCACCATCCCTCGCGGGTCTGGTCAACTCCCTGGTTGTCCTGGCAGTGATCAGTGCGTTCCTGCTGGCCGGTGCTGATCCCCTGGCCACCGTCTTCGCGTGGTTCGTGGCCCTGGGAACGGCGGGCTTCATCTCCATCCTGCTGCTGACTTCCGCCGCCATCCTTGCCTACTTCGCCAAAAACCGGATTCGGGACAACCTCTGGGTGACCGTCATCGCGCCAGCGCTCTCCCTCCTGGCGTTCATCGTGGTCGCCTACCTGACCTTGGACAACTATGACGTCCTGCTGGGAGGCGCGGGAGACGTAGCACGCTGGCTCCTCCTTGGCGTACCGCTTTTCTTTGTGGCCGGCCTGGTTCGTGGAACGCAAAAGCCCACCATCAACTACGCCGCCGAAATTGTCTGA
- a CDS encoding AEC family transporter, whose translation MIGVLSGFFVVWAIILVGMFVGRRGILGENARSVLSSLTFFVASPALLFETLSKAKLHEVFAAPLLVTAVGAMITGLLFFLIVKFWLKRSMPEALMSSMSSSLANSANLGIPIAVFVLGDASYVAPLLIFQLAFFTPLYLMALDASTSTHRTTPLRFLLMIVKNPMIVGSGLGLLVAGTGFQVPTLILEPIHLIGGAAIPAMLMAFGMSLNGSRPLQKDAGRRLDTLLASGFKLFVHPSIAYVFARFALGMDGHALFAVVVTAALPTAQNVFVAATRYRAGVTVAKDTVLITTIVAVPAMIAVALLLT comes from the coding sequence ATGATCGGCGTCCTGTCCGGGTTCTTCGTGGTGTGGGCCATCATCCTGGTGGGCATGTTCGTCGGGCGCCGCGGGATCCTGGGTGAGAATGCCCGCTCCGTGTTGAGCTCGTTGACGTTCTTCGTCGCAAGCCCGGCCCTGCTGTTTGAAACCCTGAGCAAGGCGAAGCTGCACGAGGTGTTTGCCGCTCCCTTGCTGGTCACCGCGGTGGGGGCCATGATCACGGGGCTGCTGTTTTTCCTGATCGTAAAGTTCTGGCTGAAGCGCTCTATGCCCGAGGCCCTGATGTCGTCTATGAGTTCTTCATTGGCGAACTCCGCGAACCTTGGCATCCCCATTGCGGTGTTTGTCCTGGGTGACGCGAGCTACGTTGCGCCGCTGCTGATCTTCCAGCTCGCGTTCTTCACTCCCCTGTACTTGATGGCCTTGGACGCGAGCACGAGTACGCACCGCACCACTCCCCTGCGTTTCCTGCTGATGATCGTGAAGAACCCGATGATCGTGGGCTCGGGGCTTGGACTTCTGGTGGCAGGAACGGGTTTCCAGGTACCGACGCTCATTCTGGAGCCGATCCACCTGATTGGGGGCGCTGCGATTCCGGCCATGTTGATGGCGTTCGGTATGAGCCTGAATGGGTCAAGGCCTTTGCAGAAGGATGCCGGCCGCCGCCTGGACACTTTGCTGGCCAGCGGGTTCAAGCTGTTCGTGCACCCTTCAATCGCTTACGTTTTTGCCCGTTTTGCCTTGGGGATGGACGGCCACGCGCTGTTCGCCGTGGTGGTGACGGCAGCACTCCCTACGGCCCAGAACGTGTTCGTCGCCGCCACCCGCTACCGTGCGGGCGTCACCGTTGCTAAGGACACCGTGCTCATCACGACAATCGTCGCCGTGCCCGCGATGATCGCCGTGGCACTGCTCCTCACCTAA
- a CDS encoding rhamnulokinase family protein, which translates to MSNSSTADTAPARAGAVSSHHARHVFAAIDIGASSGRVMLGRVSPTSGVALETIHRFPNGVVELDGGLHWDFDALFAEVLKGLAAAAAVAQENGERIASIGIDTWAVDYGLVNEAGELVSVPYSYRDERSRGTVQRVHSVIDPARLYATTGLQYLQFNTLYQLAAEPKLDGLQALLIPDLIAFLLTGERRTEATNASTTGLFDAVAGEWATEFLDALGLPGDIFPPLIQPGETVGTLLPAILERTGLPADTTVVAVGSHDTASAVAAVPAQAENFAYISSGTWSLVGVELDAPVLSEASRKANFTNERGVDGTIRYLRNVGGLWLLSECQRSWAAQGFSQSLTSLLDAAAALPAGGPQINADDPVFTAPDNMPDRIRSAVRNTGALLPDRPAAVVRCIMDSLAAGYARTLADAERLAGRGVDVVHIVGGGSQNRLLCQLTADATGKPVVAGPVEATALGNVLVQARAAGVVTGGLAEIRALVAAGTQLERYEPAGALV; encoded by the coding sequence CCGCCCCGGCACGCGCCGGGGCGGTGTCCTCGCACCACGCAAGGCACGTTTTCGCCGCCATCGACATTGGCGCCTCCTCCGGTCGTGTCATGCTGGGCCGCGTCTCGCCCACTTCGGGTGTGGCCCTCGAGACCATCCACCGCTTCCCCAACGGAGTTGTAGAGCTCGACGGCGGCCTCCACTGGGACTTCGACGCCCTGTTCGCTGAGGTGCTCAAGGGGCTGGCCGCGGCCGCTGCGGTGGCGCAGGAAAACGGCGAGCGCATCGCGAGCATCGGCATCGACACGTGGGCCGTCGATTACGGCCTGGTGAACGAGGCCGGGGAACTCGTCTCTGTGCCTTACAGCTATCGAGACGAACGCAGCCGCGGCACCGTGCAACGAGTGCATTCTGTCATTGACCCTGCCAGGCTCTACGCCACCACGGGCTTGCAGTACCTGCAGTTCAACACGCTGTACCAGCTGGCGGCGGAACCAAAGCTGGACGGGCTGCAGGCACTGCTCATTCCGGACTTGATCGCCTTCCTGCTCACGGGAGAGCGTCGCACCGAGGCCACCAATGCTTCCACCACAGGCCTCTTTGACGCTGTTGCGGGAGAGTGGGCCACAGAGTTCCTGGACGCACTGGGCCTGCCCGGAGACATATTCCCTCCGCTCATCCAGCCCGGCGAAACAGTGGGCACGCTGCTGCCGGCGATCCTGGAACGGACCGGACTGCCCGCGGACACCACTGTGGTTGCCGTGGGTTCGCACGATACCGCTTCGGCCGTCGCGGCTGTCCCGGCCCAAGCAGAGAACTTTGCTTACATCTCCTCCGGAACCTGGTCCCTGGTGGGCGTGGAGCTGGACGCTCCCGTGCTCAGCGAGGCAAGCCGCAAGGCCAACTTCACCAACGAACGCGGCGTGGACGGCACTATCCGGTATCTGCGGAATGTCGGCGGGCTCTGGCTGCTCAGCGAGTGCCAACGCTCGTGGGCGGCCCAAGGTTTCAGCCAATCGCTGACTTCGTTGCTCGACGCCGCGGCAGCACTCCCCGCCGGCGGCCCGCAGATCAACGCCGACGATCCCGTCTTCACAGCTCCGGACAACATGCCGGATCGTATCCGCTCAGCCGTGCGTAACACCGGTGCGCTGCTCCCGGACCGGCCCGCCGCCGTCGTGCGTTGCATCATGGACAGCCTCGCGGCGGGTTATGCCCGTACGCTCGCGGACGCTGAACGGCTCGCGGGCCGGGGCGTGGACGTGGTGCACATTGTGGGCGGTGGTTCGCAGAACCGTCTTTTGTGCCAGCTCACGGCAGACGCGACAGGCAAACCCGTAGTCGCCGGCCCCGTTGAGGCGACTGCACTGGGCAACGTCCTGGTCCAGGCCCGCGCGGCGGGCGTCGTGACCGGTGGGCTGGCGGAAATACGGGCCCTCGTTGCTGCCGGCACCCAGTTGGAGCGGTACGAACCGGCAGGGGCGCTGGTGTAA
- a CDS encoding TetR family transcriptional regulator, with product MSQEARKLPYGDGRDALLSAVVDVVGEKGLRGVTYRSVAARAGVNHALVTHHFGSIEGLLAATMEWSVQRSIEETGLAGIADFDEAFADSLIATVSAEPELQLFQFEMILESRRNPQIRAMVERLYANYVGTVEEALSQRGLDTSGEASLAIFAALDGLMLQFLTISDATKIRSAVTQVGRLISALEATNGPAASK from the coding sequence ATGAGTCAGGAAGCACGCAAGTTGCCCTACGGAGACGGCAGGGACGCCTTGCTTTCTGCCGTCGTGGACGTTGTTGGGGAGAAAGGCCTGCGCGGCGTTACCTACCGATCAGTTGCTGCCCGCGCCGGCGTCAACCACGCCTTGGTCACCCACCACTTCGGCTCCATTGAGGGACTCCTCGCCGCCACCATGGAGTGGTCAGTTCAACGGTCCATCGAGGAAACCGGGCTGGCAGGGATCGCGGACTTTGATGAGGCTTTTGCCGACTCGCTCATAGCCACGGTCTCCGCGGAACCGGAGCTGCAGCTGTTCCAGTTCGAAATGATCCTCGAGTCCAGGCGCAATCCACAGATTCGCGCCATGGTTGAACGGCTGTACGCGAATTATGTGGGCACGGTGGAAGAAGCACTGAGCCAACGGGGGCTCGATACCAGCGGCGAAGCGTCGCTTGCCATCTTCGCTGCCCTGGACGGCCTCATGCTTCAATTCCTCACCATCAGCGATGCCACCAAAATCCGCTCGGCTGTTACCCAGGTCGGTCGGCTGATATCCGCACTCGAGGCCACGAACGGGCCGGCGGCCAGCAAATAG